DNA from Nymphaea colorata isolate Beijing-Zhang1983 unplaced genomic scaffold, ASM883128v2 scaffold0511, whole genome shotgun sequence:
CAAGGTAAAGCTCTTTCAGATACGGTAGAGATTTATTCATGAAAAGGTTGAGGCTTACTTCAGTTAGCTTGTTTCCGGTCAGGACCAAAGTCTAGATATGCTTATTCGCGATGAAATCAACAAATAAGGGCAATTGTTGATCAGTCAAGCCTACGTTGATTAACTTGATGGTCTGTATATGCTAAAGGTCAAAAAGTGTGAGATAGCATTGTAAGTCAAACTCTTCCATATTGTAAGATATCAGTTATAAGTTTGTTTTGGATGATGGTCTCCTCGTATGCCTTTCTTAAGTTGCCAGCCATTATTCTTTGCAATGTTTCAGACTGATGTTTGCCTTCCAAACCTGATTAAATTCTCACTTTTAGCTCTTACTCTCCCATCTTATTGTGTTTTAGGTTGACTTAACTCGATATATTGGATCTGCTTGTCTTGATTTCTCGACAGACCGTTTGGAGTTAAAATTAAGGTTGAATTAAGGAATGTTGACCAGTTCATCTCCGAATTATCTTTCAATTTTCGGGTGCTAATTCGTATAGCTCTTCAGAGTTTCATTATCATAGTAAAATTGATATCTTTGCAAGAACCTTGTCTTGTCTAAGCTCCTTCCAAAATCTTCCAATTTTGTGAATCTTTTCATGCTTTTAGCTCCTGTCATAGGCTCTTTCACTTCTTTGACCTTACTTATGTTGAAGATGCAGCTTTGGTGAGGTTTACCAATTGAAAGTCATCATCAGGGTAATTATTCATGAACTGACTTTTGGTGTTCATCTTTTTTATGAAATCAAGATTATTCTGGCCATGATTATGAGTATTGATGTCGTTCATAGATGACGATTGAACTTCTTCCTCTTAATATAAAAACTTTTCCTCGATTACTTCATTGCAATCTTACAATTTCTCAGAGTGATCATGATGGCTTCTCAGTTACGATAAGTTGTCTATGAAGCTTTTAGAGCAAAGCTCTCTTACTTCTGGCTATTTATACAGTTGAAGCTTGTGGATATCCCCATTGATTGCATGCACCTCAAAGCCATGCAAAACATACCTTTGAAGGCAACTCTAACAGGAATGCAGGTTTTTCTTGAGAAGGTTTTGGCCAGAGATCCAGTTGAAGCAAAAATTGCATCTAACCTCCACAGTCTATGCGACTCGTATGTTCATTGCAGATATTGACATTTTAACTGATAAATTAGCTATTAATAAAATAAGGCCCCTTTAAGGCACGACTAGTAAAGTATTAAGACATATTTAGAAACTAATTCAAGCTTCATTAATATCAATCATCTAAATTGATGCAATTTAATGATTAAAGAGGCATTTCAAGctgtttttaattatttgggTATATATAATTGCAAACTCTCATCATAAACGAGGGTATATCTTTTTCATATTGATCTAGGCTTGCTTTAATTGCTTTATAATCCTTTATTTGGACGAATTATCGATCGGCTTTACCGTATTCTTTAAAGGCTTTCCTCGACAGTCCATTTATACTTTTTCATTAGGTAGTATGCAACAATGGTAGCCGATCTTGAAATGCCAGCATTACAATGAACAAGTAcattctttgattttttattgtcttcaatGAATTGATATGCTTTCTCAAAAACTTTGCTTATGTCCTCGTCATCAGCGTCTTCAATCTCAAGGTAAATATGTGATATTGATTATGGAAATTTAAAGGCGTCACTTCCTATTGAACATATTGCTCCGATTTGGTATTTCTGTATGTTTTCGATATTGTGAGCAAAGATTTGACCACTTATCCaaagttgattttcttttgaaggCTCACGAATAAGCTGCGCTTTCAAATAGTGCTcatattgttattttattattatctaTTGCCAATCAATCCAATATGGCCATCAAAAGTTTCCTTTAAtcaaattttatcaattttttatttctaaacttatattaatttaatattaacGGTCTAATGTCTACCATCCTCACTGAAAGAAAGAGATTCAACTACAACGTCAGCACTGCTCAAAGCTCCCGAAGCAGTCATTCGCAAAAGAAGATAGTTGTCAACTCTATCTTACCGGCATCGCACACTAAGGATTAAATACCCACCCTGTCAAGGTGTcacaaataagtaaaataacaagaaaatgtACGCTCTTATGATGTAGTGAAGAACTTGAGGCGGTCAACAGGAAATTATTGAAGATACCACTGAGCAGTTTAAAAACTCGAGCTGGATGTCCAAAGAGTGGAAAAGATTCTTGAGCAAAAAGAGTCCCAGGTTGCTTAATTAGTCGCTGACAAGAAGCAGCTCGAAGGCTCACTGGAAAAAATGAGTGAAGAGAAGAAGATCCTGATTGAAGCCATCTTCGAAAAAGATCTGATAATTAAGGAATTCGAAGAAAAGCTCAaggaatttttcaaaaatgggAGCATCTCTTTGCCGACACAGGTGAAATAAACTTAGACCCTCTAAACCGAAATGCAAACTGACCCAATCGCTGAATTGAACTTCAAAAATGAACTTAACTCATACGCTTCAAAGAATAGATAGCTTTAGGATGAGTTATTTGGAGTTAAATAGGAGCTTTTTGATGCTCGCAACAAGTGAAACTTCTGACCCAATAATTTGAAGCCTACAAGATTTTAAAGCAGATCGAAAGTGTCCAAGaagtttgatatttttataGCCTGATAAATTGGATATGCAAATGTTTTTGAATCTCTTGAGCATGATATGTTTGGTTATTGAGTTAAATAGACAGACAATCATCTTCTGCCTCTGGCTCTTTCGAACTTTCTGCCTTCGGATCTGACGCGAGGGGCAGTGTGAGAGCCCTTCTGACCGGGGTAAAGACCGAAATGACGTTTTGCTTCTCTATCTCTGGGACCTCTCAAAAGAAGGACTCCCTTTCCAGTGGGTGCCAACTGGGCCAACTGATCGAAGGTGTATGCTTGACCTCCGGCGGCAAGGATTCTCTTCCTGGCAGCAGTGGTAAACTTAAGAGCAGCGACTCTGAGTCCCTGGGGAACATTCAAAAGTCTGACATCGTTGGTGACGGTGCCAACAATGGCGACGATTCTGGAGTTAAACTTGGTCTGGTCTTTGGGGACGGCAGCGCGATCCTTGCCCAAATGTCTGGCGATTCTGGAGATGGAGATGGGATATCTGTTCAATCTGGACTGGTTGAGCCTCTTGTGGACAACCTCGTTGAACTTAGATTCGGTTCTTCTGGTGAGGAAGGAGTAGAGCTATGTTAATTTTATGCTTACTTTGATCAGACTCTTGAGGTATGAGTTGGAGGATTTGGTTGCTCTGAATCCTCGGTTAGCAATTCGGCCTCCGCGAATCAAGTCAATGCCCATTTGTGGTTATTATTATAAAggaaattaatattttaatatattatatttgacTTCGTCTATTACCCAAACTAAGATTTATTGTATACCTCCA
Protein-coding regions in this window:
- the LOC116245102 gene encoding uncharacterized protein LOC116245102, with protein sequence MRNHGIHRPRDSGLKLRKEEILDFLKGLLEKDPSKRLTPAQALKTSFFVDPKVVEKWKLYSFLTRRTESKFNEVVHKRLNQSRLNRYPISISRIARHLGKDRAAVPKDQTKFNSRIVAIVGTVTNDVRLLNVPQGLRVAALKFTTAARKRILAAGGQAYTFDQLAQLAPTGKGVLLLRGPRDREAKRHFGLYPGQKGSHTAPRVRSEGRKFERARGRR